A region from the Rheinheimera mangrovi genome encodes:
- a CDS encoding GAF domain-containing protein yields MAEVSINLYLEQSGLSVLLQGQETAIEQAVAALKNQLAAVVAPAVTWSYQVPELGEGGACSLFGQLADEPYDLAATLGQNETTAAALSQLTAVVQNYQQSNDSDWFGIYQKRQNPEGETVLVKLAYFGAASRAEFPLTAEFAQISNNSTVGLTGKAKVINDVTAYLTAGGEYYTCDPKVLSEACLPLFNSKGELAGIIDAEAFKRQAYHTDALVRLVAICLVLPDLLPA; encoded by the coding sequence ATGGCTGAAGTGTCTATTAATTTATATCTGGAACAGTCAGGATTGTCTGTGTTATTGCAAGGGCAGGAAACAGCGATAGAACAAGCTGTGGCTGCATTAAAAAACCAACTTGCCGCAGTCGTTGCGCCTGCTGTGACCTGGTCTTATCAGGTGCCTGAATTAGGCGAAGGTGGAGCTTGTTCGCTGTTTGGCCAACTGGCCGATGAACCTTATGATCTGGCTGCCACTCTGGGCCAAAACGAAACAACAGCAGCTGCTTTAAGCCAGTTAACCGCCGTAGTGCAGAACTACCAACAAAGCAACGACAGTGACTGGTTTGGTATTTACCAAAAGCGTCAGAACCCAGAAGGCGAAACCGTACTGGTGAAGCTGGCCTATTTTGGTGCGGCTTCCCGTGCTGAATTTCCGTTAACAGCCGAATTTGCCCAAATCAGCAATAACAGCACCGTAGGTCTAACGGGTAAAGCCAAAGTGATTAACGATGTCACTGCTTATTTAACAGCAGGTGGCGAATATTACACCTGCGATCCCAAAGTATTATCCGAAGCTTGTCTACCTTTATTCAATAGCAAAGGTGAACTGGCAGGTATTATTGACGCTGAGGCATTTAAACGTCAGGCCTACCATACAGATGCTCTGGTTCGTTTAGTGGCTATCTGTCTTGTGCTGCCAGACTTACTGCCTGCATGA